A window of the Hypomesus transpacificus isolate Combined female chromosome 10, fHypTra1, whole genome shotgun sequence genome harbors these coding sequences:
- the ccr12a gene encoding chemokine (C-C motif) receptor 12a → MENDDESYKQFLDLVYESYNDSYNESSTYVTDELVTLCETADVNKFGATFIPLFYHMNFLLSLLGNGLVLCIIYKYEKLNSVTNIFLLNLVFSDILFACSLPFWATYHSTEWIFGRALCKIVGSMYCIGFYSSILFLTLMTFDRYLAVVHAITAAKSRRKLYACSLSAAVWLVSILAGLKELVLYDVWKHHSMGYMCDETGYSEAVMTKWKLVGYYQQFLVFFLLPLLMVLYCYIRITVRIMSTRMKEKCRAVKLIFVIIFTFFICWTPYNVVILLRALHISRSDNSNDCSEALDYALYVTRNVAYLYCCVSPVFYTFVGKKFQSHFRKLVSKRIPCLKSTLLTSQSSRTTSQRSPYTNCDY, encoded by the coding sequence ATGGAGAATGATGATGAGAGTTACAAGCAATTCCTTGATCTCGTCTACGAGTCGTACAATGACTCCTACAATGAGTCCTCCACCTATGTGACAGACGAGCTTGTCACCCTGTGTGAGACGGCCGACGTGAACAAGTTTGGTGCCACATTCATCCCCTTGTTCTACCACATGAACTTCCTTTTGAGCCTCCTAGGAAATGGCCTAGTGCTGTGCATCATATACAAGTACGAAAAACTCAACAGCGTCACCAACATCTTTCTCCTCAACCTGGTCTTCTCCGACATCCTGTTTGCCTGCAGCCTTCCTTTCTGGGCCACCTACCACTCAACAGAATGGATATTTGGACGGGCACTGTGCAAGATCGTGGGGAGCATGTACTGTATTGGGTTCTACAGCTCCAttctcttcctcaccctcaTGACCTTTGACCGCTACCTGGCGGTGGTGCACGCCATCACGGCCGCCAAAAGCCGCAGAAAGCTGTACGCTTGCAGTCTGTCTGCAGCTGTGTGGTTGGTCAGCATCCTGGCAGGCCTTAAAGAGCTGGTGCTGTATGATGTGTGGAAACATCATTCTATGGGGTACATGTGTGATGAAACGGGTTACTCCGAGGCCGTCATGACCAAATGGAAGTTGGTTGGCTATTACCAGCAGTTTCTGGTCTTCTTTCTGCTCCCTCTGCTCATGGTGCTGTACTGCTACATTCGAATTACCGTCCGAATCATGTCTACTCGCATGAAAGAAAAGTGCCGTGCGGTCAAGCTCATCTTTGTGATCATCTTCACTTTTTTCATTTGCTGGACTCCATATAACGTTGTCATTCTGCTACGTGCTCTCCATATTTCCCGCTCCGACAACTCCAATGATTGTTCCGAAGCTCTGGACTACGCACTCTACGTGACGCGTAATGTGGCCTACCTGTATTGCTGCGTGAGCCCCGTGTTCTATACCTTCGTAGGAAAGAAGTTCCAGAGCCATTTCAGGAAACTGGTGTCCAAACGCATTCCGTGTCTGAAGAGCACGCTACTGACCAGCCAGAGCTCAAGGACCACGTCGCAGAGAAGTCCATACACCAACTGTGACTACTAG